DNA from Asterias amurensis chromosome 7, ASM3211899v1:
TGATAATATTAATTCCaccatgcaatgtttcaaaacttattaatttgttttgatcaGGCGGAGCAACAGAAGCAAGCTGCCATCATCACAGCCGAGGGAGATTCCCAGGCTGCTCATCTTTTGTCAGAGGCCTTCACGAAGGCCGGTGATGCCTTGATCGAGCTCCGTAAGCTTGAGGCCGCTGAGGACATCGCCTTCCAGATGTCCAGATCAAGAAACATCAACTACCTTCCCCCCGGTCAGCAGACATTGCTGAGTTTACCAACAATGTAGGTGGTTTATCCAAAGGGGAGATGGTACAACAATAGTGACAAGAAattaaaggaacgcgttgccttggatcgggtcgagttggtctgtgaaaagcgtttgtaaccgtttgttataaaatgcatatgggaagaaagatggtgtaaaagtagaatacaattatccacacaaacatgcctcgaaattgcacggatttccttttacctcgtcgactaacacggtcggccatttatgggagtaaaatttttgactcccataaatggccgaccgtgttagttcgcacagtaaaaggaaaaccacgcaatttcgaggcaaacttgtgtggatcattgtattatacttttaaaacatctttccaaccatatgcattttataaaaaatggttacaaacgctttttatagaccaactcgtcccatccaaggcaacgtgttccattaaAGCTTAAAGTTAGAAGATTTCAGTTTATGAAGGAATTAACATTGCATGCTTCAATGGGTGCCAGTTTGTTAATATTTACTACCCTATGGAGACTAAAGACACTAGGAACAAACGGTCTCCACATGGGAAATCTAAAGAGAGGGATGTTAAACAATGAATTGTGTGTACAAAGTAAAGTCTATGGGAGGATGTTAAGCATAGGgatggtttaaaaaaagaacaaatgaaATCTGCACTGGGTACATATTTGCGTATTTGTGTTACAATACTTGTGAGATGTTTACTGTCTATCACAGACGGAAAAGATACTCCTTAAAATCTGTAGACAAATAAAGTTGGTGGAATCTTCATAGTATGTTTTCAGAACCTTAACATCTGCTCGCCTTTCTAAACACTAAtgttgtaccttcccttttgtAGTTATTCACAGCAGTTCAACAGTTTTAAATAGACACTAAAAGATCCACAGTGGTGCAGCAGAAAAGCATTTAAATATCCaggaaaacatttaatattTCCTTTGATTTGTAGCACATTTTATGATGAGCGAATACAATGTTAACATTCGTCTGACATTCTTATTATGTGAAGTAAATTGATGTACAACTGAAGGAACTATGAAAACGGAGGTCTCTCCTTAAACGTGCTGCAGTACGGGTGTCCTACGGAATCTGTCCCTCGGAGATTCTGTTCCCCTTTAAGGGGAATCTAACATGGGTTGGAGgaggttgattcaaaagagggcgctatgagCAGAAGTTTTTGTACACAGTTGGTCATACGGGACAGAATCTCACGCCACACAGGTACATGAAATCATGgaggtatttctacctccatgatgaaaTCAAGTTCTTTGTTGGTTAAAGActaaaatcaacaaatgaaccTTAATAACGCAGCATGACTGTTTGTGAAATTGTAAATCAAagacaaaaacatcaaaatcacACCATTACAACGTAAGTTATCCATTTGTTTGTATGGTTTGtttcttttgatttgatttttgttgtacTAACAAGTCGGATCGGTATTCACCAAAATGGTTTgaaattttttaataatattgtcatATGGTTCTTGAAATCAAAGATTGCtgttcaataaaacaaaattgatttacAATGTATAACAAGTACCTTAAATGTGTCATTTCTTAAAACTAGGGAATTATTTTATGTTTGGTTCTCGAAGAATAAGCTTGTTTTTACTAGTCTTTGTGTTTTACCAGATATCCCACTAGTGAAATTTCCGCATGTCGGGTATcacttatcaaattttaattAGCAAAAGACTAAGCAATTCTGTGTGTTTAAAATACCAAGACTTTGCCTGAAGAGCAGACTTGATCTCAAGGCTGAGACGGCGGTTACTTAGCAGCATCAGCCACGCAAAACTCCCAAAGATACGCTATGAAAGCCCCAATTCGCAATCTCAGGGTAATGACGGAGGTTAGTCTACAGGTACGCACATGAGGGCAATGTGTATTGGCTAACGGGTATTTTGAAATGCCATGATCAAAGACTTGAAACCAAGTCTACATGGAGAGGTGATTATGGGCCAACATGAACATGATAGGTTGGCCTACAAACAAATGTGGGTGCGTTcgcttagcttccctgtgtctacccggtggtgctcactcgggtgagcccctgacaagagctaaacgaacgaccaatCACCGCTCACGTAGAGACTTCGTTTACCTTGGGCCAGTGAgccccccaagtgacccactgtCCCACAACACAAGCAGGGCAATAttggctgacctgggtgagcccctggaacgACGTcgaaagctattcgaacgcaccggggcagaccggggataaCCTATAGGGAAGCTacacgaacgcacccaatatttttcttttacttaAGGGCACACAAATCAACATTACAATACATGCATACTCCATTACTTTACTACATTTGAATGATAACCTCTCACTGCTGAACGATGGTAATCTGTAATGATCTTTGAAAAAGTACCATAACCAGAGATTAACGCAACCAGTACACTTTAAAAACTCCTGGGCCAGAATTGACCCTGATTTTGAGTTCGAAACATTCCTTTGACTTGAACGAACATGCGTCATTTTCAAATTGTTAGGATTATGACACGACCGGGATCACGCGTTGTGGTCGAGGACGCCTAATGAACGCCGACTGCAGAACATGTTTCATAGTTTCTCTAAATTCAGCATTCCTGATAGAATAAATGGCTACATTCCACCAGCTGTTTGACAAAGTACACAGCGGTGCTAAACCACAAATTAAAAGCTGACACCCTGTCTCAGTTATGAAATAATCAACAGCAATAAGTATCATCGGGATGTACGCCACACCGAAAGCTACTGTTACAATGGCGAACGTTATGGTTGCCTTGTTGAGTGGAAGTTGGACGTGGCCCGCTGGATTATCATTTGCTTCTCGATTGTTCATTTGCCTAAGATGGCGTCTAGCTATCAGGTACAGCCTGACGTAGATACCAATGGTTAGCAGGTACGAAACGACGATGACGACAACAAATGACGCCACAGTGCTTATACTGATACCAAGTTCTTTTTGCGCCGAGAGTGGAATGCAAATATTCAACATGGCGTCGAAGCAAACGTTGATACCGCACGTGAACAGGACAACCAGACTGAACACGAGAGCCATGACCCAAGATACCACGACAGTAACGGTAGCTTGGGAAGGTGTGATAGTCTGGTACCAGAACGGTCTCACAACTGAAATAAAGCGGTTTAAACTCACCAGAAGCAGTGAAAGAACTGACATTGTTACGAGATAGAAATTGAGATGGGCGGTCACCAGGCAAGTCGGGTACCCTAACACCCAACCTGATATTGTTGCGGATGTTGAGGAAGGTACACAGATGAAGACTCCCATCATAAGATCGGCaatggtcaatgacgtcatgaagACTCTTGTGATGCCTCCAAAAGCTTGAGACTTACGGAGACAAACCAAACACAAGGAGTTGCCAGATATGACGAAAAGAGAGATCAATGTGGAGAGGATCGTCCGAGGTAGCTGAAGATTAGCGTGATCGTAAACCTTAGGACATGTCAAAGAGTCATCCAATGCAGTTGACGCCGTATCCTCCATTTTGCTTGCAGTTTTTCTCGACGGTTCAAAGCGTAGACTTATTTCTAATAGCTTTTAGTTGTCATGTAGCGCAATATCTAGGTTGCCAGTGATGTACGGTCATTTGCTGCTAATTATCACCATAAGACATCAAAAATAGACCAATAATCTTTTATAATGCAATATGTTAATGGGGGCTCAGTCACAATTTGTATGTTGCTGATTGACTGTTCCTGCATCGACCAGCAAAATACAATTAAGAAGAATTTAAACACTTTGTATGGTGGAAAATAGAGTAAATTGCTTTGCGGTTAAACACCATGTAGGCCTAGGTCTATTAATCTTTCTGAATGAGTCGGATGGCTCTAAAAGAACCGTTCGTTTCAACTCGAcgattcgatcagtatgctctgatcgtcttccggGAGAAATAGAAGGCCCTTCGGAGCGATTGCAGGTCGGAGATATCTTCAATAGTGAATCCGATGAATTTTTTACTGCAAAGAAAATCTACAAAATGTTCACGGGTTATAAAATTGCGTCAGTCATTCGGATTTGGCTGCTCACTTTGGTGAGTAATGACGGACGCGCAGAGAACTCTGAAGTCCATTAAAGTAAATCCTGTATATGGGGTTATGAGACTTGTTGAATAATCGGTTTAATTGAGCAATGCGATTGGTTAACTCCCATCAGAATGGAAGTTAAACGAAATCCATGGTGCGATTAGTCCTTTGTAAACAACTTGAATTGATCCGACCTATATTCCTCCATGATCCAACGAATACATTCCAGAATGCTCGTACACATAAAGTCTTGAAGAACGGACTTATGAACTTGGTGTGGtgtatagcctgaacatctgacgtcacacttcgaggctcgtgaattaagCCAAGAGATCTGCCTTTCTTTAGCCCACGTCCATAACCACCTTTGACCCGGCATTTATTTTCACATGGCCTTCATGGTCCTGGGGATTCGCTGTTAAATCCGACGTACTGTATACATAGGCCAATACCTGTATGTTATCCTTGCGCATATTATGGAAAGGGAACCAGTCTATGGTGTTGTCTCCACAGTGGCACTTCTCTCAAAACAGCAAAGGATGAACCGATGGTTTCAGTTCGGTGGTAAAAGCATCTAATGATGTTCTCGGTAAAAAACTTGTGAGATTGCTCGTCACACGACTCGTATGATTTATAATTCACTCCGACTTTGTCAATTTGACCAGTGATGTGCACATTTTcaaacacaggaagttgtgATTATGTTAAATTACTATCTCAAAGGAAAGCAAGGTAGTGGTAGCACTTAAACTATctataaatggaaaaaaataacatgtgcTTTCGTAGCATGCAACAACTAGGCTACTTCAAATGCAACGATGCAGTCATTGCTATACGAAAGCTTTATATGCATCGTTAATGTAATAAGAAGTTAAGTGCTACCACTATACCTTCCTTGTTTTATCTATCTGACAAACACGGCAATTTTTGTTAAACTAATAAATGAAAGGATAGGCCTCTTAATGCATCCTTGAATAACATCGTGTGATGTGCGCATGATTGATGATATCACCGACGTTGGAGAGCAGCAAATGTCATGACAACAACAACTTACTCCATCAACAAGTCCGTTCAAGGCCTCCGTATAAGTTTGATTAAAGATAATAATTCTCGGTTTATTTGAATCTATTAGCTTACATTTTCGTTTTGTTGTCAACACTTCGAGCTCTCAATGCTAACTTATCGATAACATTTTGGTACCCTTCTATTGTGtgaataatattttctttcagaaGTTGTAACTTGTATGTATTGGATGTGAAAATTTAGTAAAATTTCagttgagaattttttttaaggcttgcttttactttcaaaagaataattatgcaaacattttgttttatgttaccTGTTTATTGATAGAATAATCTGTACGGTTGATACCGTTGGACCTCTCCTTTATTGAAATTACGGCGTATAGCCTTAAAAAGCCGTCCTAACTGCAGCATGAATTAACATCATGGCCAATTAACGATGCATTAAAACCATCAACCTTTTAATGTCATTTTTAAAGTCAATAATAAGTCACTCATTTTACAATCGCTGCATTCCAGAGAAGAAAGATGAACCAATGTATGCATGAATCAATGTATGCGGCGGCTGCGAA
Protein-coding regions in this window:
- the LOC139939590 gene encoding adenosine receptor A1-like — its product is MEDTASTALDDSLTCPKVYDHANLQLPRTILSTLISLFVISGNSLCLVCLRKSQAFGGITRVFMTSLTIADLMMGVFICVPSSTSATISGWVLGYPTCLVTAHLNFYLVTMSVLSLLLVSLNRFISVVRPFWYQTITPSQATVTVVVSWVMALVFSLVVLFTCGINVCFDAMLNICIPLSAQKELGISISTVASFVVVIVVSYLLTIGIYVRLYLIARRHLRQMNNREANDNPAGHVQLPLNKATITFAIVTVAFGVAYIPMILIAVDYFITETGCQLLICGLAPLCTLSNSWWNVAIYSIRNAEFRETMKHVLQSAFIRRPRPQRVIPVVS